Proteins found in one Bactrocera tryoni isolate S06 unplaced genomic scaffold, CSIRO_BtryS06_freeze2 scaffold_269, whole genome shotgun sequence genomic segment:
- the LOC120781080 gene encoding uncharacterized protein LOC120781080, whose amino-acid sequence MQPNKKIIKSIINTILFCGTHDLPLRGKANDEGVLYDLLMMRISVGAEALKNNLEDGKQNAKYTSPQIQNEIVDISAKVIKNYICTDVKKASAYSILADETADMAGKEQLR is encoded by the exons atgcaaccaaataaaaaaattattaaatccattataaatacaattttgttttgtggAACGCATGATCTTCCTCTTCGTGGCAAAGCGAATGATGAAG GTGTTCTATATGATCTGCTTATGATGAGAATATCAGTTGGTGCTGAggcattaaaaaacaatttggaGGATGGCAAACAAAACGCAAAGTATACTAGTCCACAAATCCAAAATGAAATTGTGGACATTTCGgcgaaagtaattaaaaattacatctGCACAGATGTTAAGAAAGCGTCAGCGTACAGCATCTTAGCAGACGAGACAGCGGACATGGCTGGAAAGGAACAACTTCGATag